A region from the uncultured Draconibacterium sp. genome encodes:
- a CDS encoding C-GCAxxG-C-C family protein — protein MKDKTQQVNERFSQVNCAQTVFSLHAKELGINEELALKISSGFGGGMACAETCGAVTGAYMVIGTKHGHASHNAEAKAATKAKIKQFNEKFKAQHGSLICKHLTGFDISTPEGAEAAAEQNVFSKKCPEFIKTACKILAVDF, from the coding sequence ATGAAAGACAAAACGCAACAGGTTAACGAAAGGTTCTCGCAGGTAAATTGTGCCCAAACAGTATTTAGCCTGCATGCCAAAGAACTTGGTATTAATGAAGAGCTGGCCTTAAAAATCTCGAGTGGTTTTGGGGGTGGAATGGCATGCGCCGAAACATGCGGTGCGGTTACCGGTGCATATATGGTTATTGGAACCAAACACGGACATGCAAGCCACAATGCAGAAGCAAAGGCTGCAACAAAAGCCAAAATAAAACAGTTTAACGAAAAATTTAAAGCGCAACACGGAAGCCTGATTTGCAAACACCTTACCGGGTTCGACATTTCAACTCCTGAAGGAGCGGAAGCAGCAGCAGAACAAAATGTGTTTAGCAAAAAATGTCCGGAGTTTATTAAAACCGCCTGCAAAATTTTAGCAGTGGATTTTTGA
- a CDS encoding DUF2892 domain-containing protein, with protein sequence MKGNVGSVDRLLRIIVGLLIAIVGAIFDSWWGLIGIVPLATGLLRFCPLYLPLKISTLKKD encoded by the coding sequence ATGAAAGGTAACGTAGGCTCGGTTGACAGGTTATTACGAATTATAGTTGGTTTATTAATTGCCATTGTTGGTGCAATATTCGACAGCTGGTGGGGATTAATTGGCATTGTTCCTTTAGCCACCGGACTACTTCGGTTTTGCCCGCTTTATTTGCCCTTAAAAATATCAACACTGAAAAAGGACTAA
- a CDS encoding glycoside hydrolase family 2 protein — protein sequence MIAIIRWPILATFALLILAACTTNQAGPNLMIQKELNTNWTFNQVGQNEWLPATVPGTVHTDLLANKKIEDPFYRLNEHDLQWIDKEDWEYKTTFTVEAALLKMDRVELDFKGLDTYADVMLNGQQIASTDNMFREYTINAKKVLKPGDNELHIVFRSPITEGIKKYDAQGYVIPVSDNDLAKIGQVEGDKQVSIYTRKAGYHFGWDWGPRLVTSGIWRPVFLNAWDEAKIENLQIVQQEVSEEKASFTAIFEVDAAKKGKAQISIKNDDLQLASKAINLVEGIKTYSVDFEIEKPKLWWTIGLGEPHLYNIEGTLLADERTSTKNTRIGIRTLELVREKDKHGTSFYFKLNGHPVFMKGANYIPNDVFLPRVTEENYRTVVETAKNSNNNMLRIWGGGIYENDLFYELCDEAGILIWQDFMFACAMFPGDEAFLDNVRHEAIDNVKRLRNHPSIAMWCGNNEILAAWKGWGWENAERAKSEENADKIWQAYVDIFHKTLPDVVKEFDPQRSYWASSPSSGMGVPADLVNGDEHYWGVWWGKEPFETYATHLPRFMSEYGFQSFPEIASVRKYATPEDYDIFSEVMKSHQRSSIGNGTIEYYMLKEYKKPKDFESFLYVNHVLQAEGIKFGLEGHRRAMPFCMGSLYWQINDCWPVASWSSTDYYQKWKALQYYVKKGFSQVLVSPYEEGIKYKVGIVNDRLEPLHAELRMRMVDFSGQVIWEEAHLVDIPANSSDDYFDVNKNEWRYKYRKQLKNVVFTAELIENGQVISKNNYYFLPFKNLNVPEPQIEYAISKAEDGFDIALKTDKLAKNVYLQIEDEEGFFSDNYFDLLPNEKATIHLKTIISEEKLNEVLSIRTLDDAF from the coding sequence ATGATTGCAATTATCCGCTGGCCTATCCTGGCCACTTTTGCACTGCTGATATTAGCAGCTTGCACCACCAACCAAGCCGGACCAAACCTAATGATACAAAAAGAACTTAACACCAACTGGACGTTTAACCAGGTTGGACAAAACGAATGGCTGCCCGCCACTGTTCCGGGTACGGTGCATACCGACCTGCTGGCCAACAAAAAAATTGAAGACCCCTTTTACCGCTTAAACGAACACGACTTACAATGGATTGACAAAGAAGACTGGGAATATAAAACTACCTTTACAGTTGAAGCAGCACTCCTAAAAATGGATCGCGTTGAGTTGGATTTTAAAGGCCTCGACACCTATGCTGATGTGATGCTAAACGGTCAGCAAATTGCCAGCACCGATAACATGTTTCGCGAATATACCATCAATGCCAAAAAGGTTTTAAAACCAGGCGATAACGAATTGCACATTGTTTTTCGCTCGCCCATTACCGAAGGCATAAAAAAATACGACGCACAGGGATACGTGATTCCGGTTTCGGATAACGACCTTGCAAAAATTGGACAGGTTGAAGGCGACAAACAAGTGAGTATTTACACCCGAAAAGCCGGTTACCATTTTGGTTGGGATTGGGGGCCACGACTGGTAACCAGCGGAATTTGGCGCCCCGTTTTCCTGAATGCCTGGGATGAAGCCAAAATTGAAAACCTACAGATTGTTCAGCAAGAAGTTTCTGAGGAAAAAGCAAGCTTTACGGCCATTTTTGAAGTTGATGCCGCTAAAAAAGGCAAGGCTCAAATTTCAATCAAAAACGACGACTTACAGCTTGCCAGCAAAGCAATAAACTTAGTGGAAGGAATTAAAACCTACAGTGTTGATTTTGAAATTGAAAAGCCAAAATTGTGGTGGACCATTGGACTGGGCGAACCACACTTGTACAATATCGAGGGTACACTTCTTGCTGATGAAAGAACAAGTACTAAAAACACCCGGATTGGTATTAGAACATTGGAGTTGGTGCGCGAAAAAGACAAACATGGTACCTCGTTCTATTTTAAACTAAATGGACACCCTGTATTTATGAAAGGAGCAAACTACATCCCCAACGATGTATTTTTGCCTCGGGTAACCGAAGAAAATTACCGCACCGTTGTTGAAACAGCAAAAAACTCGAACAATAATATGCTTCGGATTTGGGGTGGTGGAATATACGAAAACGACCTTTTTTACGAACTTTGCGACGAAGCCGGAATACTGATTTGGCAAGATTTTATGTTTGCCTGTGCCATGTTTCCGGGCGATGAGGCTTTTCTGGACAATGTGCGCCACGAAGCCATTGACAACGTAAAACGCCTGCGCAACCACCCCAGTATTGCTATGTGGTGTGGCAACAACGAAATACTTGCCGCCTGGAAAGGCTGGGGCTGGGAAAATGCCGAACGTGCAAAAAGCGAAGAAAACGCTGATAAAATATGGCAGGCTTATGTAGATATTTTCCATAAAACCCTGCCCGATGTGGTAAAAGAATTCGATCCGCAGCGCAGTTACTGGGCTTCAAGTCCTTCGTCGGGCATGGGCGTTCCGGCCGACCTGGTTAACGGCGACGAACACTACTGGGGCGTTTGGTGGGGAAAAGAACCTTTTGAGACTTACGCCACCCATTTGCCCCGTTTTATGAGTGAATATGGTTTTCAGTCGTTTCCGGAAATTGCAAGCGTACGCAAATACGCCACCCCCGAAGATTACGATATTTTTTCGGAGGTGATGAAATCGCACCAGCGCTCGTCGATTGGCAACGGCACCATCGAGTATTACATGCTGAAAGAATATAAAAAACCAAAAGATTTTGAATCGTTTCTTTACGTAAACCATGTACTGCAGGCCGAAGGAATTAAATTCGGACTGGAAGGACACCGCCGCGCCATGCCTTTCTGTATGGGCAGCTTGTACTGGCAAATTAACGATTGCTGGCCGGTTGCCTCGTGGAGCTCAACCGATTATTACCAAAAATGGAAAGCCCTGCAATATTACGTAAAAAAAGGATTTAGCCAGGTTTTGGTTAGCCCTTACGAAGAAGGAATAAAATACAAAGTGGGCATTGTAAACGATCGCCTGGAACCACTGCATGCCGAACTACGTATGCGCATGGTTGATTTTAGCGGGCAGGTAATTTGGGAAGAGGCGCACCTGGTAGATATCCCCGCCAACTCAAGCGACGATTATTTTGATGTGAATAAAAACGAATGGCGCTATAAATATCGAAAACAGCTTAAAAATGTAGTATTTACCGCCGAACTAATCGAAAACGGACAGGTAATTTCTAAAAACAACTATTACTTTTTACCCTTTAAAAACTTAAACGTACCGGAACCGCAAATAGAATACGCTATTTCAAAAGCTGAAGATGGTTTCGATATTGCTTTAAAAACCGACAAACTGGCTAAAAATGTTTACCTGCAGATTGAAGATGAAGAGGGCTTCTTTTCTGATAATTATTTCGACCTCTTACCCAACGAAAAAGCTACTATTCACTTAAAAACTATAATTTCAGAAGAGAAACTGAATGAAGTATTAAGCATCCGTACGCTGGATGATGCGTTTTAA
- the kbl gene encoding glycine C-acetyltransferase, whose protein sequence is MYGKIKNDLRNTLEELKEQGLYKTERIITSSQSSAISVATGESVLNFCANNYLGLANNPEVVKAAQDIMNDWGFGLSSVRFICGTQSIHKQLEEKVSEFLGTEDTILYCACFDANGGVFEPLLGAESAIISDELNHASIIDGVRLCKAQRFRYKHSDMAELEQCLKDASGAKYRLIVTDGVFSMDGDIAKLPDIVKLAKKYDALVMVDDSHATGYIGKTGRGTAEHYDLLGEIDIITTTFGKAMGGGNGGCTSGRREIIDMLRQRSRPYLFSNTLAPATVGATLKVIEMLSGGADLPAKTMANATHFRTKMEAAGFDLVKGDTAIVPVMVYDEPLAIKFADELLKEGVYVIGFCFPVVPRGKARIRVQLSAAHSPEEIDRAVDAFIKVGKELGII, encoded by the coding sequence ATGTACGGAAAAATTAAAAATGATCTGAGAAATACACTCGAGGAGCTAAAAGAACAAGGTCTTTATAAAACTGAGCGCATTATTACTTCTTCGCAAAGTTCGGCCATTTCTGTGGCTACCGGAGAATCGGTGTTAAATTTTTGTGCTAATAACTACCTGGGCTTAGCCAATAATCCCGAAGTAGTTAAAGCCGCTCAGGATATTATGAACGACTGGGGATTTGGCCTTTCTTCGGTGCGTTTTATTTGCGGAACACAGTCAATACATAAACAATTGGAAGAAAAAGTTTCGGAGTTTTTAGGCACGGAGGATACCATACTGTATTGTGCGTGTTTTGATGCCAATGGCGGTGTTTTTGAACCACTTCTGGGAGCCGAATCGGCAATTATTTCGGATGAGTTAAACCATGCATCGATAATTGATGGCGTACGTTTGTGTAAAGCGCAACGCTTCCGTTATAAACATTCGGATATGGCAGAACTGGAGCAGTGTTTGAAAGATGCTTCGGGTGCAAAATACCGCTTGATTGTTACCGACGGTGTTTTTTCGATGGACGGTGATATTGCCAAACTCCCCGACATTGTAAAACTGGCAAAAAAATACGACGCCCTGGTAATGGTTGACGATTCGCATGCAACCGGTTATATTGGAAAAACAGGCCGTGGTACGGCAGAGCATTACGATTTGCTGGGTGAGATTGATATAATTACCACCACGTTTGGAAAAGCAATGGGCGGAGGAAATGGCGGTTGTACATCGGGCCGTCGCGAAATAATTGATATGTTACGCCAGCGTTCGCGCCCGTATCTGTTTTCAAACACCCTGGCACCGGCAACCGTAGGAGCCACACTTAAGGTTATTGAAATGCTTTCGGGAGGAGCCGATTTGCCTGCAAAAACAATGGCCAATGCCACACATTTTCGTACAAAAATGGAGGCTGCCGGTTTTGATCTGGTAAAAGGCGATACGGCCATTGTGCCGGTTATGGTTTACGACGAACCTTTGGCTATTAAATTTGCCGACGAGTTATTGAAGGAAGGCGTTTATGTAATTGGTTTCTGTTTTCCGGTGGTACCTCGCGGAAAAGCACGAATTCGTGTGCAGCTGTCGGCAGCGCATTCGCCGGAAGAAATTGACCGTGCAGTGGATGCTTTTATTAAAGTGGGAAAGGAACTTGGAATAATCTAA
- the gltX gene encoding glutamate--tRNA ligase, producing MSDKKVRVRFAPSPTGPLHMGGVRTALFNYLFAKKHGGEFILRIEDTDQTRFVPGAEEYIIESLNWCGLTPVEGPGIGGKFGPYRQSERKELYKNYADKLVESGWAYYAFDTPEEIEALRKDAEANKETFSYGIGTREQLNNSLKLSPEIVQQKIEAGEAYVIRFKMPENTDISEDDLIRGKVTFNTTKSLDDKVLFKSDGMPTYHLANVVDDHLMEISHVIRGEEWLPSMPLHVLLYKALGWEETKPRFAHLPLILKPVGKGKLSKRDGDKMGFPVFPLQWTDPKTGDVSRGYREDGYFPEAFINLLALLGWNPGTEQEFFTLEELGEIFSLERVVKSGSRFDPEKAKWFNKHYFQQKSVDELATLFTPVLKEKGIDAPAEKINAVVAEIKERCEFVSDIWEQSSYFFVAPNEYDAKTVKKRWKEDTPAKLSEIAGIFEKVKDWNANSIKDSFSAFMNQKEWGFGVVMNPLRLALVGGNLGPDLFVICELLGKYESIGRIKAAIEKI from the coding sequence ATGAGTGACAAAAAAGTACGGGTACGATTTGCCCCAAGCCCAACCGGCCCTTTACACATGGGCGGAGTGCGAACAGCCTTATTTAATTACCTGTTTGCCAAAAAACATGGAGGCGAATTTATACTCCGCATTGAAGATACCGACCAGACCCGTTTTGTTCCGGGGGCTGAGGAATACATTATTGAAAGCTTGAACTGGTGCGGATTAACTCCGGTTGAAGGCCCGGGAATTGGAGGAAAATTTGGCCCTTACCGCCAAAGCGAAAGAAAAGAATTGTATAAAAATTATGCCGATAAGCTGGTGGAAAGCGGCTGGGCATATTATGCTTTTGATACTCCCGAAGAAATAGAGGCCTTGCGCAAAGATGCCGAAGCCAATAAGGAAACATTTTCGTATGGAATTGGTACCCGTGAGCAACTGAATAATTCGCTCAAGCTGTCGCCGGAAATCGTTCAACAAAAAATTGAAGCTGGCGAGGCTTATGTTATTCGTTTTAAAATGCCTGAAAATACTGATATTTCGGAAGATGACCTGATTCGTGGCAAAGTAACCTTTAACACCACCAAAAGCCTCGACGACAAAGTATTGTTTAAGTCGGATGGTATGCCAACTTACCACCTGGCCAACGTGGTTGACGATCACCTGATGGAGATTTCGCACGTTATTCGCGGAGAAGAATGGTTGCCATCGATGCCACTGCATGTGCTGCTGTATAAAGCCCTGGGCTGGGAAGAAACCAAACCGCGATTTGCCCACCTGCCGCTAATTTTAAAGCCGGTTGGAAAAGGCAAATTAAGCAAACGCGATGGCGACAAAATGGGATTCCCCGTTTTTCCATTACAATGGACCGATCCGAAAACCGGCGATGTATCGCGCGGCTATCGTGAAGATGGTTATTTCCCTGAAGCTTTTATAAACCTGCTGGCTTTACTGGGCTGGAACCCGGGAACAGAACAGGAATTTTTTACTCTGGAGGAACTGGGGGAAATTTTTAGCCTTGAGCGCGTAGTAAAATCAGGCTCTCGTTTTGATCCTGAAAAGGCGAAGTGGTTTAATAAGCACTATTTCCAGCAAAAATCGGTTGACGAACTGGCCACTTTATTTACGCCGGTTTTAAAAGAAAAAGGCATTGATGCCCCTGCCGAAAAAATAAATGCTGTGGTGGCAGAAATTAAGGAACGCTGCGAGTTTGTTTCGGATATTTGGGAGCAAAGTAGCTACTTTTTTGTTGCTCCAAACGAGTACGATGCAAAAACAGTAAAAAAACGCTGGAAAGAAGATACTCCTGCAAAGCTCAGCGAAATTGCAGGCATTTTTGAGAAAGTTAAGGACTGGAATGCCAATTCGATAAAAGATTCTTTTTCGGCTTTTATGAATCAGAAAGAATGGGGATTTGGAGTGGTAATGAATCCATTGCGACTGGCATTGGTTGGAGGAAACTTAGGTCCGGATTTGTTTGTAATTTGTGAATTGCTGGGAAAATATGAAAGTATAGGCCGAATAAAAGCGGCCATCGAAAAAATATAG
- a CDS encoding LPXTG cell wall anchor domain-containing protein produces MKRVIAMIGLFIMSLPSLLVRAQDEGTYIDNLGAQDSSYMDEDLLSGVEQSSGSNSTVIIIVVAVVVIAAAVFFFMKKKKK; encoded by the coding sequence ATGAAAAGAGTAATTGCAATGATCGGATTGTTTATTATGAGTTTACCAAGCCTGTTAGTAAGGGCACAAGATGAAGGTACCTATATTGATAATTTGGGTGCTCAGGACAGTTCGTACATGGACGAAGATTTACTTTCTGGAGTTGAACAATCATCAGGTTCAAATTCAACAGTAATTATTATTGTTGTGGCAGTGGTAGTTATTGCTGCTGCAGTATTCTTTTTTATGAAGAAAAAGAAAAAGTAA
- a CDS encoding glycosyltransferase family 2 protein — MKLSVVIPLYNESAVVKLLLAKVHQNLVDIGEAFEMVCVDDGSNDDTLDQLLEIKAAHQELKVISLSRNFGLQAAIVAGLEHAHGEYVVVMDGDLQDPPELIATLFQKIQKSKGDVVSAVRNDRGEKRAKRFYIRVFHKIFKSVSEEKQLEQAGNFCILSRRAVTAILKFTEQNRYFPGIRNFIGFQHDLVFYDRPNRTEGISKMSNKKLFALAADAIYSFSKWPIKLCLYLGLSGVVVFLLAIVYTLVSKFTGLAPFGWSSTFLAISFFGSVQLTFLGVIGEYIYRIYKEVQNRPVYLIKEVYE; from the coding sequence ATGAAGCTATCCGTAGTCATACCACTTTATAACGAAAGCGCAGTAGTAAAACTACTGCTTGCCAAAGTACACCAAAACCTGGTGGATATAGGCGAAGCTTTTGAAATGGTGTGTGTTGATGACGGAAGTAACGACGACACGCTTGACCAGCTGCTTGAAATTAAAGCTGCACATCAAGAATTGAAAGTAATTTCCCTATCCCGAAACTTTGGATTACAGGCAGCTATTGTTGCTGGTTTGGAGCATGCACACGGCGAATATGTGGTTGTTATGGATGGCGATTTGCAAGACCCGCCGGAACTGATTGCTACCCTTTTTCAAAAAATTCAGAAAAGCAAAGGAGATGTGGTCTCTGCCGTTCGGAACGATAGGGGAGAAAAACGTGCAAAACGATTTTACATCCGGGTTTTCCATAAAATTTTTAAAAGTGTGTCGGAAGAAAAGCAGCTGGAACAGGCCGGAAATTTCTGTATTCTTAGCCGGCGAGCTGTTACAGCCATTTTAAAATTTACAGAACAAAACCGCTATTTCCCGGGTATTCGCAATTTTATTGGCTTTCAGCACGATTTAGTTTTTTACGACCGGCCTAATCGTACGGAAGGAATAAGCAAAATGAGCAATAAAAAATTGTTCGCACTGGCAGCCGATGCCATCTATTCTTTCTCGAAATGGCCCATAAAACTTTGTTTATATCTTGGACTGTCAGGGGTAGTGGTTTTTTTGCTGGCAATTGTCTACACATTGGTTTCAAAATTTACCGGGCTGGCACCTTTCGGTTGGTCGTCAACCTTTTTGGCCATCAGTTTTTTTGGGTCGGTACAGCTTACCTTTTTGGGCGTTATTGGCGAATACATTTACCGCATTTACAAAGAAGTACAGAACCGTCCGGTTTATTTAATAAAGGAGGTGTATGAGTAA
- a CDS encoding Gfo/Idh/MocA family oxidoreductase produces the protein MNKDQLSRRNFLEKSALIGAAGVIGLNALSSCKKANKEVDYEFPPLIDLAPDGKELKVGLVGCGNRGTGAALNFLAAGHDLHLVALADVFEDKVLDCRDKLLKQRVEVPEKNCFWGFDAYKSLLEVDLDVVILATPPHFRPMHFDAAVQAKKHVFLEKPVCVDPVGARQIMATSKKAENMGLSVITGTQRRHSRDYLETYRQVASGAIGDLVSAKAFWLQSHVWFRTREEGWSDMEYMLRNWNSFCWLGGDHILDTHVHNIDIVNWFMGKTPETAVGFGGRHRRLTGDQYDFFSIDFDFGNGISSHSFSRQIDGCANQLGESIMGTEGYTNCKNTIYNPDGSVKWTYEYPKNKDGRSTGVVEVSPYIQEHIHLVTAIRTNKPVVEAHRTAESTLTAIMGRTAAYTGQKVTWDEMMTSNEKLGPEKYEMGPVDMEISVPLQGTQHKA, from the coding sequence ATGAATAAAGATCAACTATCACGCAGGAATTTTCTGGAAAAATCGGCCCTGATTGGTGCCGCCGGTGTTATAGGGCTTAATGCTCTAAGTTCTTGTAAAAAAGCAAACAAAGAAGTTGATTATGAATTTCCACCACTGATTGATCTGGCTCCTGATGGAAAGGAGTTGAAGGTTGGACTGGTAGGTTGTGGAAACCGTGGAACCGGAGCAGCTTTGAACTTTTTGGCTGCAGGGCATGATTTGCACCTGGTGGCACTGGCCGATGTATTTGAAGACAAAGTATTGGATTGCCGCGATAAATTGCTGAAGCAACGTGTTGAAGTACCCGAGAAAAACTGTTTCTGGGGTTTTGATGCGTATAAAAGTTTATTAGAGGTTGACCTGGATGTGGTAATTTTAGCTACTCCTCCTCATTTTAGGCCGATGCATTTTGATGCAGCTGTACAAGCCAAAAAACATGTCTTTCTGGAAAAGCCGGTTTGTGTTGATCCGGTTGGAGCGCGCCAGATAATGGCAACCTCAAAAAAAGCCGAGAACATGGGATTATCTGTAATCACAGGTACACAGCGTCGACACAGTCGCGATTACCTTGAAACATACCGGCAGGTGGCTTCAGGAGCTATTGGCGATTTGGTTTCGGCAAAAGCATTTTGGTTGCAGTCGCACGTGTGGTTTCGTACACGCGAAGAAGGCTGGAGCGATATGGAGTATATGTTGCGCAACTGGAACAGCTTCTGCTGGCTGGGTGGCGATCATATTTTAGATACTCACGTACACAATATTGATATTGTTAACTGGTTTATGGGCAAAACCCCCGAAACTGCAGTTGGTTTTGGAGGCAGACACCGCCGATTAACAGGCGATCAGTACGATTTTTTCAGCATCGATTTTGATTTTGGCAACGGTATCTCTTCGCATAGTTTCTCGCGGCAAATTGATGGTTGTGCCAACCAGTTGGGCGAGTCGATTATGGGAACAGAAGGATACACCAATTGTAAAAATACCATTTACAATCCTGATGGTTCGGTAAAATGGACTTACGAATATCCAAAAAATAAGGATGGTCGCTCAACCGGAGTTGTTGAAGTTTCGCCATACATTCAAGAGCATATTCATTTGGTAACCGCCATACGTACCAACAAGCCGGTTGTTGAGGCGCATCGTACTGCCGAATCAACGCTTACGGCAATTATGGGGCGTACAGCCGCTTATACCGGCCAAAAAGTTACCTGGGATGAAATGATGACTTCGAATGAAAAGTTAGGTCCGGAGAAATACGAAATGGGACCGGTTGATATGGAAATTAGTGTTCCGCTACAGGGAACTCAGCATAAAGCATAA
- a CDS encoding SUMF1/EgtB/PvdO family nonheme iron enzyme has translation MTDKTIKRKHFMLFIVGGLSVILFLLLFNKTVHYTSTNEFCNSCHVHPHAETSWKLSVHHNTPSGVSVNCVDCHLPPEDETARFLTRKAYHGFHDLYAFLTKDPEEIDWAAKRSVEASKRFVYEDGCLKCHTNMFPSTLSEQGCLQHIKYIRDPENNSCMQCHHDVGHYRGETGLLTGIEEVVDPKEIFNEPAEVYAFETFDEQIPGTAVAFKMLAIPGGQFKMGSPADEPYRGRDEGPVREVLVDSFWMGEIEVSWNEYLAFFTATGSQGRKEAVEVDEETDGISGATPPWGAPDQGWGKGTRPAITMSHHAAETYCRWLSQVTGKKYRLPTEAEWEYAARGGTQMPYFFEGSPKDFEADGFIKKLLGSNAEVFNQYVISHLNSPDKTQQPDKVEANPFGLKNMLGNVAEFCLDFYDPKVYGKYPKGVVRNPRGPRNGMEHVVRGGSFRNSPKDLRVARRDFTRTEAWLVTDPQIPKSIWWYSDSKSVGFRVVCEYDEEGLKSEKNKTK, from the coding sequence ATGACTGATAAAACGATTAAACGTAAGCATTTCATGCTGTTTATTGTGGGGGGATTGAGTGTTATACTCTTCTTGCTTTTGTTTAACAAAACAGTGCACTATACGTCAACCAACGAATTTTGTAATTCATGTCATGTGCATCCGCATGCGGAAACCAGTTGGAAACTTTCTGTTCACCATAATACCCCAAGTGGTGTATCGGTTAATTGTGTTGATTGCCACTTGCCACCTGAAGACGAAACCGCCCGTTTTTTAACTCGCAAGGCTTATCACGGATTTCATGACTTGTATGCCTTCCTTACAAAGGATCCGGAAGAAATTGATTGGGCAGCAAAACGTTCGGTTGAGGCCTCAAAACGTTTTGTCTACGAAGATGGTTGTTTAAAGTGTCATACCAATATGTTTCCGTCAACACTTAGCGAGCAGGGGTGCCTGCAGCATATAAAGTACATTCGCGATCCGGAAAACAACTCGTGTATGCAGTGCCACCACGATGTTGGCCATTATCGCGGAGAAACCGGCTTGTTGACAGGAATAGAAGAAGTTGTTGATCCGAAAGAGATATTTAATGAGCCAGCAGAAGTGTATGCTTTTGAAACTTTTGACGAACAAATTCCGGGAACAGCAGTAGCGTTTAAAATGCTTGCAATACCGGGCGGCCAGTTTAAAATGGGAAGTCCTGCTGATGAGCCATATCGTGGAAGAGATGAAGGTCCTGTTCGGGAAGTATTGGTTGATAGTTTCTGGATGGGCGAGATTGAGGTCTCATGGAATGAATACCTGGCCTTTTTTACTGCTACCGGTTCGCAGGGAAGAAAAGAAGCGGTTGAGGTGGATGAAGAAACCGATGGTATTTCAGGAGCTACGCCACCTTGGGGTGCCCCTGATCAGGGCTGGGGAAAAGGTACACGTCCGGCTATTACAATGAGCCATCATGCCGCAGAAACCTATTGCCGTTGGCTAAGCCAGGTTACCGGTAAAAAGTACCGGTTACCTACCGAGGCGGAGTGGGAATACGCTGCGCGTGGCGGCACACAAATGCCTTACTTCTTTGAAGGATCACCTAAAGATTTTGAGGCCGATGGTTTTATAAAAAAATTATTGGGTAGCAATGCCGAGGTGTTCAATCAGTATGTGATTTCGCACCTGAATAGTCCGGATAAAACACAGCAACCCGACAAGGTAGAAGCCAATCCCTTTGGTTTAAAAAACATGCTGGGTAACGTTGCTGAATTCTGTCTTGATTTCTACGATCCTAAAGTTTACGGAAAATACCCGAAAGGTGTTGTACGTAATCCGAGAGGACCACGAAACGGAATGGAACATGTAGTTCGGGGAGGCTCATTCAGAAACTCGCCAAAAGACCTGAGAGTGGCGCGCCGCGATTTTACTAGAACGGAAGCTTGGTTAGTTACCGATCCGCAAATACCAAAAAGTATATGGTGGTACTCCGATTCAAAAAGTGTAGGATTCAGAGTAGTGTGCGAATACGACGAAGAAGGATTAAAATCAGAAAAAAATAAAACCAAATAA